In Nymphaea colorata isolate Beijing-Zhang1983 chromosome 3, ASM883128v2, whole genome shotgun sequence, a genomic segment contains:
- the LOC116251611 gene encoding uncharacterized protein At2g23090-like translates to MGGGNGQKSRMAREKHMEKMKAAKGSQLERNKKAMTIQCKVCMQTFMCTTSEVKCSEHAEAKHPKNDLYQCFPHLKS, encoded by the exons ATGGGAGGAGGCAATGGCCAGAAGTCGAGGATGGCACGCGAGAAGCATATGGAGAAGATGAAAGCCGCTAAAG GGAGCCAGctagaaaggaacaaaaaagcCATGACTATCCAG TGCAAGGTGTGCATGCAGACATTTATGTGCACAACATCGGAAGTGAAATGCAGTGAACATGCAGAAGCTAAACATCCCAAGAATGATCTTTATCAGTGTTTTCCGCATCTCAAAAGTTAA